In Xiphophorus maculatus strain JP 163 A chromosome 2, X_maculatus-5.0-male, whole genome shotgun sequence, one genomic interval encodes:
- the LOC102220225 gene encoding uromodulin-like isoform X1: MAPLGLKLILIGFMCLRVEGSCSVENCSDPRTCVLSADRRSCRCAAGLYGSNCGHSAQLKVLCGRDFMSIRAAEDFFSYLKVPLESLHLPNRSCRAQREVIAGTPFFMFRTSREKYLACGGKPLQKNSTHLLYSLMVQSEPQVSGNVIRDPAIKMDFTCVYPNLRRVSLPFPVRPISSQMVMQVEETDATIRMLLFADSSFSRAFSGTPTIELRDPVHVEVSVAEPADFFLLRVDDCWASRSPQPNATGLLHSLVQNGCVADPTVTFLPLAEDRAGPNGRSSRVRFRFQMFRFTAGPAEFYLHCSVQLCEPDDQPSCLPSCGAIRKREAVRTLPSRGLLSYGPIRVEVPDRPVSNVLTVAVLPVAAVWTLGFFLTVLIIVAKAGRRRVPEPDGP, encoded by the exons ATGGCGCCGCTGGGTTTGAAG CTGATCCTCATCGGCTTCATGTGTCTCAGAGTTGAAG gaagctgcagcGTGGAGAACTGCAGCGACCCCCGGACCTGCGTCCTATCCGCGGACCGGAGGAGTTGCCGCTGCGCCGCGGGACTCTACGGCTCGAACTGCGGACACA GCGCGCAGCTGAAGGTCCTGTGCGGCAGAGACTTCATGAGCATCCGGGCCGCCGAGGATTTCTTCTCCTACCTGAAGGTCCCGCTGGAGTCGCTGCACCTGCCGAACCGGTCGTGCCGGGCCCAGAGGGAGGTGATCGCCGGGACGCCGTTCTTCATGTTCCGGACCTCCAGGGAGAAATACCTGGCCTGCGGAGGGAAACCGCTGCAG AAGAACTCGACCCACCTCCTGTACTCCCTCATGGTCCAATCAGAACCTCAGGTCAGCGGGAACGTTATCAGAGACCCGGCCATTAAAATGGACTTCACCTGCGTCTACCCGAACCTGCGCAGGGTCAGCCTGCCGTTCCCGGTCCGGCCCATCTCCAG CCAGATGGTGATGCAGGTGGAGGAGACGGACGCCACCATCCGGATGTTGCTGTTCGCCGACAGCAGCTTCAGCCGGGCCTTCAGCGGCACGCCGACCATAGAGCTGCGGGACCCG GTGCATGTGGAGGTCTCTGTGGCCGAGCCTGCGGACTTCTTCCTCCTCCGGGTCGACGACTGCTGGGCCAGCCGGTCCCCGCAGCCCAACGCCACCGGACTGCTTCACAGCCTCGTCCagaacgg ctgTGTGGCCGACCCCACCGTGACCTTCCTCCCGCTGGCTGAGGACCGGGCCGGGCCCAACGGCCGAAGCTCCAGGGTCCGGTTCCGCTTCCAGATGTTCCGCTTCACCGCTGGACCCGCCGAGTTCTACCTGCATTGCAGCGTGCAGCTGTGCGAGCCGGACGACCAGCCATCCTGCCTGCCG AGCTGTGGCGCCATCAGGAAGCGGGAAGCCGTCAGGACGCTTCCCAGCCGCGGTCTGCTGTCCTACGGACCGATCCGGGTCGAGGTTCCGGACCGGCCCGTGTCCA ATGTTCTGACGGTGGCGGTTCTTCCTGTGGCCGCAGTCTGGACGCTGGGCTTCTTCCTCACCGTCCTCATCATCGTGGCCAAGGCCGGCAGGAGACGGGTCCCCGAACCCGACGGCCCCTGA
- the LOC102220225 gene encoding uromodulin-like isoform X2, with protein MAPLGLKLILIGFMCLRVEGSCSVENCSDPRTCVLSADRRSCRCAAGLYGSNCGHSAQLKVLCGRDFMSIRAAEDFFSYLKVPLESLHLPNRSCRAQREVIAGTPFFMFRTSREKYLACGGKPLQNSTHLLYSLMVQSEPQVSGNVIRDPAIKMDFTCVYPNLRRVSLPFPVRPISSQMVMQVEETDATIRMLLFADSSFSRAFSGTPTIELRDPVHVEVSVAEPADFFLLRVDDCWASRSPQPNATGLLHSLVQNGCVADPTVTFLPLAEDRAGPNGRSSRVRFRFQMFRFTAGPAEFYLHCSVQLCEPDDQPSCLPSCGAIRKREAVRTLPSRGLLSYGPIRVEVPDRPVSNVLTVAVLPVAAVWTLGFFLTVLIIVAKAGRRRVPEPDGP; from the exons ATGGCGCCGCTGGGTTTGAAG CTGATCCTCATCGGCTTCATGTGTCTCAGAGTTGAAG gaagctgcagcGTGGAGAACTGCAGCGACCCCCGGACCTGCGTCCTATCCGCGGACCGGAGGAGTTGCCGCTGCGCCGCGGGACTCTACGGCTCGAACTGCGGACACA GCGCGCAGCTGAAGGTCCTGTGCGGCAGAGACTTCATGAGCATCCGGGCCGCCGAGGATTTCTTCTCCTACCTGAAGGTCCCGCTGGAGTCGCTGCACCTGCCGAACCGGTCGTGCCGGGCCCAGAGGGAGGTGATCGCCGGGACGCCGTTCTTCATGTTCCGGACCTCCAGGGAGAAATACCTGGCCTGCGGAGGGAAACCGCTGCAG AACTCGACCCACCTCCTGTACTCCCTCATGGTCCAATCAGAACCTCAGGTCAGCGGGAACGTTATCAGAGACCCGGCCATTAAAATGGACTTCACCTGCGTCTACCCGAACCTGCGCAGGGTCAGCCTGCCGTTCCCGGTCCGGCCCATCTCCAG CCAGATGGTGATGCAGGTGGAGGAGACGGACGCCACCATCCGGATGTTGCTGTTCGCCGACAGCAGCTTCAGCCGGGCCTTCAGCGGCACGCCGACCATAGAGCTGCGGGACCCG GTGCATGTGGAGGTCTCTGTGGCCGAGCCTGCGGACTTCTTCCTCCTCCGGGTCGACGACTGCTGGGCCAGCCGGTCCCCGCAGCCCAACGCCACCGGACTGCTTCACAGCCTCGTCCagaacgg ctgTGTGGCCGACCCCACCGTGACCTTCCTCCCGCTGGCTGAGGACCGGGCCGGGCCCAACGGCCGAAGCTCCAGGGTCCGGTTCCGCTTCCAGATGTTCCGCTTCACCGCTGGACCCGCCGAGTTCTACCTGCATTGCAGCGTGCAGCTGTGCGAGCCGGACGACCAGCCATCCTGCCTGCCG AGCTGTGGCGCCATCAGGAAGCGGGAAGCCGTCAGGACGCTTCCCAGCCGCGGTCTGCTGTCCTACGGACCGATCCGGGTCGAGGTTCCGGACCGGCCCGTGTCCA ATGTTCTGACGGTGGCGGTTCTTCCTGTGGCCGCAGTCTGGACGCTGGGCTTCTTCCTCACCGTCCTCATCATCGTGGCCAAGGCCGGCAGGAGACGGGTCCCCGAACCCGACGGCCCCTGA